A section of the Humulus lupulus chromosome 2, drHumLupu1.1, whole genome shotgun sequence genome encodes:
- the LOC133818503 gene encoding uncharacterized protein LOC133818503: protein MNKGKIFKLAKGFRGRAKNCIRIARERVEKALQYSYRDRRNKKRDMRSLWIQRINAGTRQHGVNYGNFMHGLMKENIQLNRKVLSELSMHEPYSFKSLVDISRTAFPGNKHIVFPPKKEATSINV from the exons ATGAACAAGGGTAAGATTTTTAAGCTAGCAAAGGGGTTCCGTGGAAGGGCGAAGAACTGCATAAGAATAGCAAGAGAGAGGGTGGAAAAGGCATTGCAGTATTCCTATCGAGATCGTCGGAACAAGAAGCGAGACATGCGTTCTCTCTGGATCCAGCGGATAAACGCTGGCACTCGCCAACATGGG GTTAATTATGGCAACTTCATGCATGGGCTTATGAAAGAAAACATTCAGCTGAACAGGAAAGTTCTGTCTGAGTTATCTATGCACGAACCATACAGTTTTAAGTCCTTGGTTGACATCTCTCGCACCGCCTTCCCAGGAAACAAGCACATTGTTTTTCCTCCCAAAAAAGAAGCCACTTCAATAAATGTGTAA